One Halobaculum roseum DNA segment encodes these proteins:
- a CDS encoding zinc-dependent alcohol dehydrogenase family protein: MKTATLTDARTIEANDRQRPDPDPHEVLVAIGACGVCTTDLHMYSGSFTVEYPLVPGHESAGEVVATGDAVADIDEGDRVAINPSVPCHDCRACTAGRENLCRDLTSIGGAAEHVIDGAFAEYVAVPAGNVERIGDLEYRTAALAEPLGCCIQGVDQVDLTTGETVAVVGGGFIGLLLVQLLRTSGAGTVVVSEPIEERRAAALDLGADHVVDPTDEDPTSAVPDLVGDVDVAIEAVGVPTVTEQAHALTGPGGRTLVFGVPPEDATIELSPFDLFYEEREVIGTYSLTPDTFARAVTLLENGRIDVERLITDEFGLDGLEEAFAQMENRQGLKKMVYPDR; this comes from the coding sequence ATGAAAACCGCCACCCTAACCGACGCCCGCACGATCGAGGCGAACGACCGGCAGCGACCGGACCCCGATCCGCACGAGGTACTCGTCGCGATCGGTGCGTGTGGGGTCTGTACCACGGACCTGCACATGTACAGCGGATCGTTCACGGTCGAGTACCCGCTGGTGCCGGGACACGAGAGCGCCGGCGAGGTCGTCGCGACCGGCGACGCCGTCGCCGACATCGACGAGGGGGACCGTGTCGCGATCAACCCCTCGGTTCCGTGTCACGACTGTCGGGCGTGTACGGCCGGTCGCGAGAACCTCTGTCGGGATCTCACGTCGATCGGTGGCGCGGCCGAGCACGTCATCGACGGGGCGTTCGCCGAGTACGTGGCCGTCCCGGCCGGGAACGTCGAACGGATCGGGGACCTCGAGTACCGAACGGCGGCGCTCGCGGAGCCGCTCGGATGCTGTATCCAGGGCGTCGACCAGGTCGACCTGACGACCGGCGAAACGGTCGCCGTGGTCGGCGGGGGGTTCATCGGCCTGTTGCTCGTCCAGCTGCTTCGGACGAGCGGTGCCGGGACCGTCGTCGTCTCCGAACCGATCGAGGAACGCCGTGCGGCGGCGCTCGACCTCGGGGCCGACCACGTGGTCGACCCGACGGACGAGGACCCGACGAGCGCCGTCCCCGACCTCGTCGGCGACGTCGACGTCGCCATCGAGGCCGTCGGGGTCCCGACGGTGACCGAACAGGCCCACGCGCTCACGGGACCGGGAGGCCGAACGCTCGTGTTCGGTGTTCCCCCCGAGGACGCGACGATCGAACTCTCGCCGTTCGACCTGTTCTACGAGGAACGGGAGGTCATCGGGACCTACTCGCTCACGCCCGACACGTTCGCGCGGGCGGTGACGCTGCTCGAGAACGGCCGGATCGACGTCGAACGGCTCATCACCGACGAGTTCGGGCTCGACGGTCTCGAGGAGGCGTTCGCCCAGATGGAGAACCGACAGGGACTGAAGAAGATGGTGTACCCCGATCGGTGA
- a CDS encoding carbohydrate ABC transporter permease, with amino-acid sequence MSTPTQTEAPTKNEPRFARVRDLWNDYLPYWFMAPMVIVMAMITFFPGAYDLYLSLIAEPTLNVLNAEFVGLSNYETAFTRGGAIHSFVITIAVVASALLLESVLGFVLAALVAGVDSSGAKSFYRVLFIVPMAVAPVSLATIGRIMLNSEIGVVPYLIDTATPFAAPAFLSDVPLLTVILLDTWNWTPFMFIIFYAGLSSVPETLIEASRVDGAPLWRRYLHVIIPYMKPVVFVAMLIRMIDLFRTFGVVYGLTGGGPGTATQLVSINIYEQMFINNQPGVAAAMAVVYLVLVVALANVVIAKVGFEGVWD; translated from the coding sequence ATGAGCACCCCAACACAGACGGAGGCGCCGACGAAGAACGAGCCGCGGTTCGCCCGCGTGCGGGACCTGTGGAACGACTACCTCCCGTACTGGTTCATGGCGCCGATGGTGATCGTCATGGCGATGATCACCTTCTTCCCCGGCGCCTACGACCTGTATCTCAGCCTGATCGCCGAGCCGACGCTGAACGTCCTGAACGCCGAGTTCGTCGGCCTGAGTAACTACGAGACGGCGTTCACGCGCGGCGGCGCGATACACTCGTTCGTCATCACGATCGCCGTCGTCGCCAGCGCGTTGCTCCTCGAGAGCGTCCTGGGGTTCGTCCTGGCCGCGCTCGTCGCGGGCGTGGACTCGTCGGGCGCCAAGTCGTTCTATCGGGTCCTGTTCATCGTGCCGATGGCCGTCGCCCCCGTGTCGCTGGCGACGATCGGCCGGATCATGTTGAACAGCGAGATCGGGGTCGTCCCGTATCTCATCGACACGGCGACCCCGTTCGCTGCGCCGGCGTTCCTCTCCGATGTGCCGCTGTTGACCGTCATCCTGCTCGACACGTGGAACTGGACGCCGTTCATGTTCATCATCTTCTACGCCGGCCTCTCGTCGGTGCCCGAGACCCTGATCGAGGCGTCACGGGTCGACGGCGCGCCGCTGTGGCGACGGTACCTCCACGTCATCATCCCGTACATGAAGCCCGTGGTGTTCGTCGCCATGCTCATTCGGATGATCGACCTGTTCCGGACGTTCGGCGTCGTCTACGGGCTGACCGGGGGCGGCCCCGGGACGGCCACACAGCTGGTGAGCATCAACATCTACGAACAGATGTTCATCAACAACCAACCGGGCGTGGCGGCCGCCATGGCGGTCGTCTACCTCGTCCTCGTGGTGGCGCTCGCGAACGTCGTCATCGCGAAGGTCGGCTTCGAGGGGGTGTGGGACTGA
- a CDS encoding IclR family transcriptional regulator, with product MHSVRILERLVEAGRPLGVTELADTVDLSKGVVHTHLNTLVDLGYVRKEEQSYLPSFGLVSLGDGARRQLPQFDRVRRRVDNLARVTGEVATLFVGEDGVGVCVYVAPGSDAWTPEYTSGSRIPLHVTAPGKAILSTFDEARVDEIVDDRGLDRMTDKTVTERADLAAQLGSIRENGVVFCRGEQSADTIGVAAPISPLERAPAAAVGICGPGERLRGRQLEEDIAGQVISTARTIRTDLRG from the coding sequence GTGCACTCCGTCCGAATACTGGAGCGGCTGGTCGAGGCCGGACGCCCGCTCGGGGTGACCGAACTCGCCGACACGGTCGACCTCTCGAAGGGCGTCGTCCACACCCACCTCAACACGCTCGTCGACCTCGGGTACGTCCGGAAGGAGGAACAGTCGTATCTCCCCTCCTTCGGTCTCGTCAGCCTCGGGGACGGTGCCCGACGACAGCTCCCGCAGTTCGATCGGGTGCGACGTCGCGTCGACAATCTCGCTCGCGTCACGGGGGAGGTCGCGACTCTGTTCGTCGGGGAGGACGGCGTGGGCGTCTGTGTCTACGTCGCTCCGGGCAGCGACGCGTGGACGCCGGAGTACACGAGCGGGAGTCGGATCCCCCTTCACGTTACCGCCCCGGGGAAGGCGATACTCTCGACGTTCGACGAGGCGAGGGTCGACGAGATCGTCGACGACCGCGGACTCGACCGGATGACGGACAAGACCGTCACGGAGCGGGCGGACCTCGCCGCACAGCTCGGGAGCATCCGTGAGAACGGGGTGGTGTTTTGCAGAGGCGAACAGTCGGCGGACACGATCGGCGTCGCCGCGCCGATCTCCCCCCTCGAGCGCGCGCCAGCGGCGGCGGTCGGCATCTGCGGCCCGGGGGAACGACTGCGTGGACGACAACTCGAGGAGGACATCGCCGGGCAGGTGATAAGCACGGCGCGGACGATCCGGACCGACCTGCGCGGGTGA
- a CDS encoding substrate-binding domain-containing protein, which translates to MTDTYDRRTLLKTAAGTTLGTALAGCTRGGDQSGGSTDGGGDGSDGGSGGGSDGGSDDLVIPLSEYDADIDWEQFEGTQINIGAVQHPWVDAIEPAIPVFEELTGIEVVWNVLPEQQFRTKRQTDVSTGAGQFDVFFMDQVVNQFRSEGWIQPLDPYFEDDSMYDEDWYKPDDLFESSRWQAHGGGYSDTWTGLPITVEVQTQFYRTDLYEEHDLEVAETLEEFVANARTIHENEEDVVGTAGRGEKGYGMNIYILNTFIREHGAQLWSDFPDDSGLDTEGVIEAAEWYTGLLQDYGPDGASTQTWSDALSTMQEGRAGHIVSDANLFWPGLTGSDSSVADSVGIAKVPRPSDGEFAPNAYNWQISTSKNAENSEQGFLFMLWATSQPTNDWMHLENEAAFSVRQSVWENDEFRSRVGDNFAQVTLESLQEAAPDPFDRKYPEWGQRYSEELQRAIAGQKSAEAAMTDAAAIAEDIYDE; encoded by the coding sequence ATGACGGACACATACGATCGACGGACGCTACTGAAAACGGCCGCGGGAACCACGCTCGGAACGGCACTCGCCGGGTGTACTCGCGGCGGAGACCAATCCGGAGGCAGTACCGACGGCGGCGGCGACGGTTCCGACGGCGGATCCGGCGGCGGCTCCGACGGCGGGTCGGACGACCTCGTCATTCCGCTGAGCGAGTACGACGCCGACATCGACTGGGAGCAGTTCGAGGGCACGCAGATCAACATCGGCGCGGTCCAGCATCCGTGGGTGGACGCGATCGAGCCCGCGATTCCGGTGTTCGAGGAACTGACCGGGATCGAGGTCGTCTGGAACGTCCTCCCGGAGCAGCAGTTCCGGACCAAACGCCAGACGGACGTGAGTACCGGCGCGGGCCAGTTCGACGTCTTCTTCATGGACCAGGTGGTGAACCAGTTCCGCAGCGAAGGGTGGATCCAGCCCCTCGACCCGTACTTCGAGGACGACAGCATGTACGACGAGGACTGGTACAAGCCGGACGACCTCTTCGAGTCGTCCCGGTGGCAGGCCCACGGGGGCGGCTACAGCGACACGTGGACCGGCCTCCCGATCACCGTCGAGGTGCAGACCCAGTTCTACCGGACGGACCTCTACGAGGAACACGACCTCGAGGTCGCCGAGACGCTCGAGGAGTTCGTCGCGAACGCGCGGACGATCCACGAGAACGAGGAGGACGTCGTCGGCACGGCCGGCCGCGGGGAGAAGGGCTACGGGATGAACATCTACATCCTGAACACGTTCATCCGCGAGCACGGCGCACAACTCTGGAGCGACTTCCCCGACGACTCCGGCCTCGACACGGAGGGCGTCATCGAGGCGGCAGAGTGGTACACGGGCCTGCTCCAGGACTACGGCCCGGACGGCGCCTCGACGCAGACGTGGTCGGACGCCCTCTCGACGATGCAGGAGGGTCGAGCCGGCCACATCGTGTCCGACGCCAACCTGTTCTGGCCCGGCCTGACCGGGTCGGACTCCTCGGTCGCCGACAGTGTCGGCATCGCGAAGGTGCCGCGACCGTCCGACGGCGAGTTCGCTCCCAACGCGTACAACTGGCAGATATCCACCTCGAAGAACGCGGAGAACTCCGAACAGGGCTTCCTGTTCATGCTGTGGGCGACCTCACAGCCGACCAACGACTGGATGCACCTGGAGAACGAGGCGGCGTTCTCCGTGCGCCAGTCCGTCTGGGAGAACGACGAGTTCCGCTCGCGCGTCGGCGACAACTTCGCCCAGGTGACGCTCGAATCGCTGCAGGAGGCCGCCCCGGACCCGTTCGACCGGAAGTACCCCGAGTGGGGCCAGCGCTACTCGGAGGAGCTTCAGCGGGCGATCGCCGGCCAGAAATCCGCGGAGGCCGCGATGACCGACGCCGCGGCGATCGCCGAGGACATCTACGACGAATAA